In Ovis canadensis isolate MfBH-ARS-UI-01 breed Bighorn chromosome 3, ARS-UI_OviCan_v2, whole genome shotgun sequence, one DNA window encodes the following:
- the TOM1 gene encoding target of Myb1 membrane trafficking protein isoform X4, translated as MLALTVLETCVKNCGHRFHVLVASQDFVEGVLVRTILPKNNPPTIVHDKVLTLIQSWADAFRSSPDLTGVVAVYEDLRRKGLEFPMTDLDMLSPIHTPQRTVFNSETQSGQNSVGTDTSHRGDSNQQTTPLPTSALLPSDTPITPTPEQIGKLRSELEMVSGNVRVMSEMLTELVPTQTEPADLELLQELNRTCRAMQQRVLELIPRIANEQLTEELLIVNDNLNNVFLRHERFERLRTGQTTKAPSEAEAAPDLIDMGPDPVATGSLSSQLAEMNLGSSSVRAGLQSLEASGRLEDEFDMFALTRGSSLADQRKEVKYEAPQATDGLAGALDARQQSTGAIPVTQACLMEDIEKWLSTDVGNDVEEPKGVTSEEFDKFLEERAKVADRLPNLSSPSTEGPPGPSPGTALRKKTQEKDDDMLFAL; from the exons ATGTTAGCTCTCACG GTCTTGGAAACCTGCGTCAAGAACTGTGGGCACCGCTTCCACGTGCTGGTGGCCAGCCAGGACTTTGTGGAGGGGGTACTAGTGAGGACCATCCTGCCCAAAAACAACCCACCCACCATCGTGCACGACAAGGTGCTCACCCTCATCCAG TCCTGGGCTGACGCGTTCCGCAGCTCGCCCGACTTGACAGGTGTGGTGGCCGTCTACGAGGACCTGCGGAGGAAGGGCCTGGAGTTCCCCATGACTGACCTGGACATGCTGTCGCCTATCCACACGCCCCAGAGG ACCGTGTTCAACTCAGAGACACAGTCAGGACAGAATTCCGTGGGCACGGATACCAGCCACCGAGGGGACTCCAACCAACAGACCACACCCCTGCCCACCTCAGCCCTACTCCCCAGCGACACGCCCATAACGCCAACCCCTGAGCAG ATCGGGAAGCTGCGCAGCGAGCTGGAGATGGTGAGCGGGAACGTGAGGGTGATGTCAGAGATGCTGACGGAGCTGGTACCCACCCAGACGGAGCCGGCGGACCTGGAGCTGCTACAG GAGCTCAACCGGACGTGCCGCGCCATGCAGCAGCGGGTCCTGGAGCTCATCCCCCGCATCGCCAACGAGCAGCTTACCGAGGAGCTGCTCATCGTCAATGACAATCTCAACAACGTCTTCCTGCGCCATGAACG GTTTGAACGCCTCCGAACAGGCCAGACCACCAAG gccCCAAGTGAGGCCGAGGCAGCCCCTGACCTGATCGACATGGGCCCTGACCCTGTAGCCACCGGCAGTCTCTCATCCCAGCTGGCAGAAATGA ACCTGGGCTCCAGCAGCGTGAGGGCTGGCCTGCAGTCTCTGGAGGCCTCCGGCCGACTGGAAGATGAGTTTGACATGTTTGCACTGACGCGGGGCAGCTCACTGGCTGACCAACGCAAAGA GGTAAAATACGAAGCCCCTCAAGCAACAGATGGCCTGGCTGGAGCCCTGGATGCCCGGCAGCAGAGCACTGGAGCG aTCCCCGTCACCCAGGCCTGCCTCATGGAGGACATCGAGAAGTGGCTGTCCACGGACGTG GGGAATGACGTGGAGGAGCCCAAGGGCGTCACCAGTGAAG AATTCGACAAGTTCCTGGAAGAACGTGCCAAAGTGGCCGATCGTTTGCCCAACCTCTCCAGTCCCTCAACCGAGGGGCCCCCAGGCCCTTCACCTGGCACTGCCCTGAGAAagaagacccaggagaaagaTGACGACATGCTGTTTGCCTTATGA
- the TOM1 gene encoding target of Myb1 membrane trafficking protein isoform X3 yields MLALTVLETCVKNCGHRFHVLVASQDFVEGVLVRTILPKNNPPTIVHDKVLTLIQSWADAFRSSPDLTGVVAVYEDLRRKGLEFPMTDLDMLSPIHTPQRTVFNSETQSGQNSVGTDTSHRGDSNQQTTPLPTSALLPSDTPITPTPEQIGKLRSELEMVSGNVRVMSEMLTELVPTQTEPADLELLQELNRTCRAMQQRVLELIPRIANEQLTEELLIVNDNLNNVFLRHERFERLRTGQTTKAPSEAEAAPDLIDMGPDPVATGSLSSQLAEMNLGSSSVRAGLQSLEASGRLEDEFDMFALTRGSSLADQRKEVKYEAPQATDGLAGALDARQQSTGAMEGGGEKSLSDWMVRQGMIPVTQACLMEDIEKWLSTDVGNDVEEPKGVTSEEFDKFLEERAKVADRLPNLSSPSTEGPPGPSPGTALRKKTQEKDDDMLFAL; encoded by the exons ATGTTAGCTCTCACG GTCTTGGAAACCTGCGTCAAGAACTGTGGGCACCGCTTCCACGTGCTGGTGGCCAGCCAGGACTTTGTGGAGGGGGTACTAGTGAGGACCATCCTGCCCAAAAACAACCCACCCACCATCGTGCACGACAAGGTGCTCACCCTCATCCAG TCCTGGGCTGACGCGTTCCGCAGCTCGCCCGACTTGACAGGTGTGGTGGCCGTCTACGAGGACCTGCGGAGGAAGGGCCTGGAGTTCCCCATGACTGACCTGGACATGCTGTCGCCTATCCACACGCCCCAGAGG ACCGTGTTCAACTCAGAGACACAGTCAGGACAGAATTCCGTGGGCACGGATACCAGCCACCGAGGGGACTCCAACCAACAGACCACACCCCTGCCCACCTCAGCCCTACTCCCCAGCGACACGCCCATAACGCCAACCCCTGAGCAG ATCGGGAAGCTGCGCAGCGAGCTGGAGATGGTGAGCGGGAACGTGAGGGTGATGTCAGAGATGCTGACGGAGCTGGTACCCACCCAGACGGAGCCGGCGGACCTGGAGCTGCTACAG GAGCTCAACCGGACGTGCCGCGCCATGCAGCAGCGGGTCCTGGAGCTCATCCCCCGCATCGCCAACGAGCAGCTTACCGAGGAGCTGCTCATCGTCAATGACAATCTCAACAACGTCTTCCTGCGCCATGAACG GTTTGAACGCCTCCGAACAGGCCAGACCACCAAG gccCCAAGTGAGGCCGAGGCAGCCCCTGACCTGATCGACATGGGCCCTGACCCTGTAGCCACCGGCAGTCTCTCATCCCAGCTGGCAGAAATGA ACCTGGGCTCCAGCAGCGTGAGGGCTGGCCTGCAGTCTCTGGAGGCCTCCGGCCGACTGGAAGATGAGTTTGACATGTTTGCACTGACGCGGGGCAGCTCACTGGCTGACCAACGCAAAGA GGTAAAATACGAAGCCCCTCAAGCAACAGATGGCCTGGCTGGAGCCCTGGATGCCCGGCAGCAGAGCACTGGAGCG ATGGAAGGCGGCGGTGAGAAGAGCCTCAGTGACTGGATGGTGAGGCAAGGCATG aTCCCCGTCACCCAGGCCTGCCTCATGGAGGACATCGAGAAGTGGCTGTCCACGGACGTG GGGAATGACGTGGAGGAGCCCAAGGGCGTCACCAGTGAAG AATTCGACAAGTTCCTGGAAGAACGTGCCAAAGTGGCCGATCGTTTGCCCAACCTCTCCAGTCCCTCAACCGAGGGGCCCCCAGGCCCTTCACCTGGCACTGCCCTGAGAAagaagacccaggagaaagaTGACGACATGCTGTTTGCCTTATGA
- the TOM1 gene encoding target of Myb1 membrane trafficking protein isoform X2, protein MDFLLGNPFSSPVGQRIEKATDGSLQSEDWALNMEICDIINETEEGPKDAFRAVKKRIVGNKNFHEVMLALTVLETCVKNCGHRFHVLVASQDFVEGVLVRTILPKNNPPTIVHDKVLTLIQSWADAFRSSPDLTGVVAVYEDLRRKGLEFPMTDLDMLSPIHTPQRTVFNSETQSGQNSVGTDTSHRGDSNQQTTPLPTSALLPSDTPITPTPEQIGKLRSELEMVSGNVRVMSEMLTELVPTQTEPADLELLQELNRTCRAMQQRVLELIPRIANEQLTEELLIVNDNLNNVFLRHERFERLRTGQTTKAPSEAEAAPDLIDMGPDPVATGSLSSQLAEMNLGSSSVRAGLQSLEASGRLEDEFDMFALTRGSSLADQRKEVKYEAPQATDGLAGALDARQQSTGAIPVTQACLMEDIEKWLSTDVGNDVEEPKGVTSEEFDKFLEERAKVADRLPNLSSPSTEGPPGPSPGTALRKKTQEKDDDMLFAL, encoded by the exons AGAAAGCCACGGATGGCTCCCTGCAGAGTGAGGACTGGGCGCTCAACATGGAGATCTGTGACATCATCAACGAGACCGAGGAAGG TCCCAAAGATGCCTTCCGAGCTGTGAAGAAGAGAATCGTGGGGAACAAGAACTTCCATGAGGTGATGTTAGCTCTCACG GTCTTGGAAACCTGCGTCAAGAACTGTGGGCACCGCTTCCACGTGCTGGTGGCCAGCCAGGACTTTGTGGAGGGGGTACTAGTGAGGACCATCCTGCCCAAAAACAACCCACCCACCATCGTGCACGACAAGGTGCTCACCCTCATCCAG TCCTGGGCTGACGCGTTCCGCAGCTCGCCCGACTTGACAGGTGTGGTGGCCGTCTACGAGGACCTGCGGAGGAAGGGCCTGGAGTTCCCCATGACTGACCTGGACATGCTGTCGCCTATCCACACGCCCCAGAGG ACCGTGTTCAACTCAGAGACACAGTCAGGACAGAATTCCGTGGGCACGGATACCAGCCACCGAGGGGACTCCAACCAACAGACCACACCCCTGCCCACCTCAGCCCTACTCCCCAGCGACACGCCCATAACGCCAACCCCTGAGCAG ATCGGGAAGCTGCGCAGCGAGCTGGAGATGGTGAGCGGGAACGTGAGGGTGATGTCAGAGATGCTGACGGAGCTGGTACCCACCCAGACGGAGCCGGCGGACCTGGAGCTGCTACAG GAGCTCAACCGGACGTGCCGCGCCATGCAGCAGCGGGTCCTGGAGCTCATCCCCCGCATCGCCAACGAGCAGCTTACCGAGGAGCTGCTCATCGTCAATGACAATCTCAACAACGTCTTCCTGCGCCATGAACG GTTTGAACGCCTCCGAACAGGCCAGACCACCAAG gccCCAAGTGAGGCCGAGGCAGCCCCTGACCTGATCGACATGGGCCCTGACCCTGTAGCCACCGGCAGTCTCTCATCCCAGCTGGCAGAAATGA ACCTGGGCTCCAGCAGCGTGAGGGCTGGCCTGCAGTCTCTGGAGGCCTCCGGCCGACTGGAAGATGAGTTTGACATGTTTGCACTGACGCGGGGCAGCTCACTGGCTGACCAACGCAAAGA GGTAAAATACGAAGCCCCTCAAGCAACAGATGGCCTGGCTGGAGCCCTGGATGCCCGGCAGCAGAGCACTGGAGCG aTCCCCGTCACCCAGGCCTGCCTCATGGAGGACATCGAGAAGTGGCTGTCCACGGACGTG GGGAATGACGTGGAGGAGCCCAAGGGCGTCACCAGTGAAG AATTCGACAAGTTCCTGGAAGAACGTGCCAAAGTGGCCGATCGTTTGCCCAACCTCTCCAGTCCCTCAACCGAGGGGCCCCCAGGCCCTTCACCTGGCACTGCCCTGAGAAagaagacccaggagaaagaTGACGACATGCTGTTTGCCTTATGA
- the TOM1 gene encoding target of Myb1 membrane trafficking protein isoform X1: MDFLLGNPFSSPVGQRIEKATDGSLQSEDWALNMEICDIINETEEGPKDAFRAVKKRIVGNKNFHEVMLALTVLETCVKNCGHRFHVLVASQDFVEGVLVRTILPKNNPPTIVHDKVLTLIQSWADAFRSSPDLTGVVAVYEDLRRKGLEFPMTDLDMLSPIHTPQRTVFNSETQSGQNSVGTDTSHRGDSNQQTTPLPTSALLPSDTPITPTPEQIGKLRSELEMVSGNVRVMSEMLTELVPTQTEPADLELLQELNRTCRAMQQRVLELIPRIANEQLTEELLIVNDNLNNVFLRHERFERLRTGQTTKAPSEAEAAPDLIDMGPDPVATGSLSSQLAEMNLGSSSVRAGLQSLEASGRLEDEFDMFALTRGSSLADQRKEVKYEAPQATDGLAGALDARQQSTGAMEGGGEKSLSDWMVRQGMIPVTQACLMEDIEKWLSTDVGNDVEEPKGVTSEEFDKFLEERAKVADRLPNLSSPSTEGPPGPSPGTALRKKTQEKDDDMLFAL; this comes from the exons AGAAAGCCACGGATGGCTCCCTGCAGAGTGAGGACTGGGCGCTCAACATGGAGATCTGTGACATCATCAACGAGACCGAGGAAGG TCCCAAAGATGCCTTCCGAGCTGTGAAGAAGAGAATCGTGGGGAACAAGAACTTCCATGAGGTGATGTTAGCTCTCACG GTCTTGGAAACCTGCGTCAAGAACTGTGGGCACCGCTTCCACGTGCTGGTGGCCAGCCAGGACTTTGTGGAGGGGGTACTAGTGAGGACCATCCTGCCCAAAAACAACCCACCCACCATCGTGCACGACAAGGTGCTCACCCTCATCCAG TCCTGGGCTGACGCGTTCCGCAGCTCGCCCGACTTGACAGGTGTGGTGGCCGTCTACGAGGACCTGCGGAGGAAGGGCCTGGAGTTCCCCATGACTGACCTGGACATGCTGTCGCCTATCCACACGCCCCAGAGG ACCGTGTTCAACTCAGAGACACAGTCAGGACAGAATTCCGTGGGCACGGATACCAGCCACCGAGGGGACTCCAACCAACAGACCACACCCCTGCCCACCTCAGCCCTACTCCCCAGCGACACGCCCATAACGCCAACCCCTGAGCAG ATCGGGAAGCTGCGCAGCGAGCTGGAGATGGTGAGCGGGAACGTGAGGGTGATGTCAGAGATGCTGACGGAGCTGGTACCCACCCAGACGGAGCCGGCGGACCTGGAGCTGCTACAG GAGCTCAACCGGACGTGCCGCGCCATGCAGCAGCGGGTCCTGGAGCTCATCCCCCGCATCGCCAACGAGCAGCTTACCGAGGAGCTGCTCATCGTCAATGACAATCTCAACAACGTCTTCCTGCGCCATGAACG GTTTGAACGCCTCCGAACAGGCCAGACCACCAAG gccCCAAGTGAGGCCGAGGCAGCCCCTGACCTGATCGACATGGGCCCTGACCCTGTAGCCACCGGCAGTCTCTCATCCCAGCTGGCAGAAATGA ACCTGGGCTCCAGCAGCGTGAGGGCTGGCCTGCAGTCTCTGGAGGCCTCCGGCCGACTGGAAGATGAGTTTGACATGTTTGCACTGACGCGGGGCAGCTCACTGGCTGACCAACGCAAAGA GGTAAAATACGAAGCCCCTCAAGCAACAGATGGCCTGGCTGGAGCCCTGGATGCCCGGCAGCAGAGCACTGGAGCG ATGGAAGGCGGCGGTGAGAAGAGCCTCAGTGACTGGATGGTGAGGCAAGGCATG aTCCCCGTCACCCAGGCCTGCCTCATGGAGGACATCGAGAAGTGGCTGTCCACGGACGTG GGGAATGACGTGGAGGAGCCCAAGGGCGTCACCAGTGAAG AATTCGACAAGTTCCTGGAAGAACGTGCCAAAGTGGCCGATCGTTTGCCCAACCTCTCCAGTCCCTCAACCGAGGGGCCCCCAGGCCCTTCACCTGGCACTGCCCTGAGAAagaagacccaggagaaagaTGACGACATGCTGTTTGCCTTATGA